In the genome of Sander lucioperca isolate FBNREF2018 chromosome 18, SLUC_FBN_1.2, whole genome shotgun sequence, the window ctttctttgtgttggaattctaaactccggtggatttatgaggactatggttaactgctcctcagatctctgcagggtaaatccagacagctagctagactatctgtccaatctgagttttctcccacacgactaaaacaacttttgaacatacacatgctccaccaaaacaagttcctttccgaggctgttttgcagcggcaccgtggctccgtccggcgcttagcgccacccataaTGATTGGTTTAACAGCTAAAGACACATCTTTTTAGTCAGCCGTTAATTTAGCCACATTGCTGactgtattattttgtatttatgctTTTGTTTTACTATGATTTATTGTGCTTTTTATGACTATTGATCTGttttaatgtatgtatttatttgtctgtgaagcactttgtgactctgtctgtgataagtgctatacaaaaaaaaactttacttacttacttatttaaagaaatgccaataaaccagaacacgtttttctcccaacctggaatgttgtgtggactagccagaccctcctctgcagcgctgtggaggaaggtctggcaatgggagactaCTGCTTTACAAACATGATGGAGAGATTCTCTCACCCACCGACacgaataaataaaaatattttctctTGTTGTCTTTTGTGTCATTTTTCCTTCCAGACATGAGAGATAGGCTGAGGCACCTCCATCAGGTGCAGAGTGACTCTGAGGGTTTGAGCTCAGTGGAGCACGACCATTTGTCAGTGCATGAGGCAGCAACAGCATCCAGTCCTCCTGACCCATACCTTTATGGCGTCCTGCAGGAGGCCCAACAGATACGTCTGGAGATCCAGCAGATCCAGAACGAGATCAGTGAGCTGAAAGACGCAAACTACCAGGCCTTAAACAAGATCTCACACCCCGCTGAGACAGAGCGGGACTCCAATGCAATCGGCGTGGCTATTAAACATAGAGGAGAAGCTGTGCTGCAGCGGCTGCACATGATGAGTGCTCTCAGAGCTGAACTGGAGGCCCGGCGCGGCAGCTCTGACCCCACAGAACGCATCGCTCAAACACAGTACCAGTGTCTCAGCAATGCTCTGCGGGAGGTGATGATCAGCTACAATGACACAGAGATGAGCCACAGGGAGGCTTGTAAACAGCAGATCCAGAGACAGATGGAGGTGGTGGGCAGGGAGGTTGGCGAGGAGGACCTGGAGGAGATGATGGAGAGCGGGGAATTGAATGTGTTCAGCACCCAGGTGGAGGGCAAAACGGCTCGCTCGGCTTTCCTGCAGACCGAGAGCCGACAGAAGGAGGTGCTGGAGCTGGAGAAGAGGATAGAGGGGATCCAAGAGCTGTTTCTGGATGTGGCTGTGCTCACAGAGGAGCAGGGGGGAGCTGTTGAAAACATCCAGAAAAGTGTCCAAAATACTGAAGTGATCATTCAGGATGCCGTGGTCCAGCTGGATAGAGCCACTACATTTGATAAAAGCAACCCCTTCAAGAAGCTGTTTTGTTGCTGCTGTCCATGTTTTAACAATTAGGTCTGATGAGGCCCAGTGGCTTTGGATCCAGTCCACTGGTCCATGTGGTGAAAGCTGCACTACAAATAAATCCATCTTATTTTGATATTGACAATCTCACCACAAGGTCCATTTAaaagctgttctggagctttcgatCATtgtaaaatattgtgatattcaaACTGAATAGCACTGGATTAAGATAGAGGCTATTGGTGTAGGTAAACACAATATTAGCAAACATCTACAATATGTCTAGTAGGGAACCGAAAACATCAGGCATGAAGCTACAAGTTCTAGAGCTTTCAATCATATAACAAAGATTTTGTCAACTGTTGTTTCCAAGGTCAAGATTGAACTTCAAATCTTTAAACCAACATGGACAGGAAGTCCTTAAAGTGGCAATCCTTAAGATTTCAGTCCTGGTTGATTTAGAATTTGCATTTGAGTGAAAACAATGAAATTGTGCTGAGAGTTTAGCAGTCTGGAGCATGGAAATAGAATAGgtctcattctatttctatggtcTGGAGTCTTGTTGATACATGAGCTTCAAGTTTTCAAAATTGTGCGCATAGTTACATATTTTGTGTGTATACAATGGAGAAAAACTGGAATACAGCATTTATTCCAGAAAATGTCATGTTGACTCtcgccagacctatctccatgTCATGCcagacactagggctgggtatcaccaATGATTTCCCTAATCAATTTGATTGTGATCCACAAG includes:
- the LOC116057733 gene encoding syntaxin-11-like, giving the protein MRDRLRHLHQVQSDSEGLSSVEHDHLSVHEAATASSPPDPYLYGVLQEAQQIRLEIQQIQNEISELKDANYQALNKISHPAETERDSNAIGVAIKHRGEAVLQRLHMMSALRAELEARRGSSDPTERIAQTQYQCLSNALREVMISYNDTEMSHREACKQQIQRQMEVVGREVGEEDLEEMMESGELNVFSTQVEGKTARSAFLQTESRQKEVLELEKRIEGIQELFLDVAVLTEEQGGAVENIQKSVQNTEVIIQDAVVQLDRATTFDKSNPFKKLFCCCCPCFNN